GGGACGCCGACGGGACGACGTACGTCATCTCGCGATGGACGGGAGGGGCGGCTGCGACGACCTGGCGCTGCAGTTGTCGTTGCTCTTGTCGTTGTTGCCGCTGGGGTTGCTGGGCGCGACGGGGGGTTACTTGGCGTTCGGAGCGCGCCGTCGGCTGCGCCCGCTGCGGGACGGGCCGGTGGGAGATCGTCGTCGAGGACGAGAGGACGATGATCGGCTCTTGCTTGGCCGGTGGACGCAGCCACGGGACCCGGCCGGCGATCATGCCGTAGAGCAGGAACCCGAACGTATGCATGAGGAGCGAGAGCGCAAGCCCGAAAATCAGGAGGCGCTGACCGCGCCGGTACAGGGTGGGGTTGGATATCACCGGGAAGAACCCCATGGCGGGGCAAGAAAAAGAGACCCGAGCATCGAGGGAGTTAGTAGTTGGCGAAACCGAGTCAAGAACATTTGCGCACCCTGCTCTGGATCGGGGTCGCGGGGGTGACGGCCGTCGCGGCCTTCGCCGTCGTGCGCTTTGCGTTGCAACGGCGTCCGCAGCCCGACGAGACCAGCCGGCGCATTCAGCAGTTGATCGACGAGGCGAACCAGCTTCTCAAGACCCTTGACGAACAGCGAAGTAGCGCGTAAAAGCGCCGCGGCACTCGCCCCCGGAACCGAGCTCGATCTCGTCTTCACCGACCTCCTAGCCAACGGGCAGGCCGTTGCGCGTGCCGAGGGGCTCGTGGTGTTCTGCTTCGGACCGCTGCCGGGCGAGCGCGCACGCGTGCGCATTACGTCGCGCAAAGCGACGTACGCCGTAGCCGATCTCGAATCTCTCATCCACATCGTACCGGAGCGCGCGAAGCCGTTCTGCCCCGTCTTCGGAACTTGCGGCGGCTGCCAGGTGCAACACCTTTCATACGATTCTCAGCTTCGCTGGAAGCGCGATATGGTACGTGCCGCGCTGCAGCGTATCGGCGGCATCGCGGATGCCGCCGTCGACGAAACGGTCTCCGCCGGGAATCCGCGCGCGTATCGTAACAAGGTCGCGCTCGTCGTCGAGCGCGGCGCATCCGGACCCCGGGTCGGGTTCTATCGCGCGCGCTCGCACGACCTCGTGCCGGTCGAAGGCTGCCCGGTCGTCACGCCGCAGCTGGACGATCTCATCGGGATCTTCGCGCGAGCGCGCAGCGAGGCTCCTGCTGCGGTCGCGCTCGAAAAGGCGCGCCACGTGGTCGCGCGCCACGCGCACCGTGGCGAAGCCGTGGTCTCGGTAACGACCGCGCAGCCCGACGAAGCGCTCGAAACGGTGGCGCCCGCGTTGCTGGCAGAGCTGCCCGGCGTGGTCGGCATCGTCAACTCCTTTGATCCGCGTAGCGCCAACGCCGTCGTCGGGCGAAATGATCGCGTCCTGGCAGGGCGTGCCGAGATCGAAGAGCAGATCGGCGGCATTCGCTATCGCGTCTCACCCGCTTCGTTCTTTCAGATCAACGTCGAGGTCGTCGCGCGCATCTTCGACGCGCTGCATGAACACCTCGGCAGCGCGGACGAGGTCGTCGACCTGTACTGCGGCATGGGCACGTTCTCGCTGTTCTTCGCAAAGAACGGTGCGCGCGTCCTCGGCGTGGAGGAGAGCCGCCGAGCGGTGGGCGAGGCGGGCGCGAACGCGCGCCTGAATGACCTGGAAGAGCGTGTGCGCTTCCGCATCGGGCTCGTCGAGCATTGGGTCCGCTCGCCGGAAGGAGCGAAGGCGCTCGCGTCGGCCGGCGCCGTCTTTCTCGACCCGCCGCGCAAAGGTAGCGACGACGTCACGCTGCGCGCAATTGCGGCCTCCAGAGTAAAATACATCGGATACCTCTCGTGCGATCCGGCGACGCTCGCCCGGGATTTGAAGCAGCTCGTATCCAACGGATACGCCCTGCGTCGCATCCAGCCGTTCGACATGTTCCCGCAAACGGGCCACGTCGAAGTCCTCGTCGTCTTGGAAAGGCAGTAATGGCGGAGCGCATCGACGTTCGGTACGTTGCAAAGCTTGCGCGTATAGAGCTCAGCGAGGAAGAAGTCGTGCGCTTTGGCGCGCAGCTTGGCGCGTTGCTCGAACACGTGAAGGCACTCGGCGAGCTCGACGTCGGCTCGGTCCCCGCCACGGCGCAAGTCGTCGAGTCGCGCAACGTGGCGCGCGAAGA
The nucleotide sequence above comes from Candidatus Dormiibacterota bacterium. Encoded proteins:
- the rlmD gene encoding 23S rRNA (uracil(1939)-C(5))-methyltransferase RlmD — protein: MTNSEVARKSAAALAPGTELDLVFTDLLANGQAVARAEGLVVFCFGPLPGERARVRITSRKATYAVADLESLIHIVPERAKPFCPVFGTCGGCQVQHLSYDSQLRWKRDMVRAALQRIGGIADAAVDETVSAGNPRAYRNKVALVVERGASGPRVGFYRARSHDLVPVEGCPVVTPQLDDLIGIFARARSEAPAAVALEKARHVVARHAHRGEAVVSVTTAQPDEALETVAPALLAELPGVVGIVNSFDPRSANAVVGRNDRVLAGRAEIEEQIGGIRYRVSPASFFQINVEVVARIFDALHEHLGSADEVVDLYCGMGTFSLFFAKNGARVLGVEESRRAVGEAGANARLNDLEERVRFRIGLVEHWVRSPEGAKALASAGAVFLDPPRKGSDDVTLRAIAASRVKYIGYLSCDPATLARDLKQLVSNGYALRRIQPFDMFPQTGHVEVLVVLERQ
- the gatC gene encoding Asp-tRNA(Asn)/Glu-tRNA(Gln) amidotransferase subunit GatC; amino-acid sequence: MAERIDVRYVAKLARIELSEEEVVRFGAQLGALLEHVKALGELDVGSVPATAQVVESRNVAREDEPRPSLDREIVLGEAPHRQGAFVRVPKILVE